A segment of the Nitrosopumilaceae archaeon genome:
TAATTGTTTCCAACACTTGAAATAGTTAAGATTAAACTGCTCACTGATTGAGTCTGGGAAATCTTCCATTAGATGCTTCTAAAAGAGTGTTTTTAGCCCCAAGTTGTCTTAAAGATAATACAGTAGAAAGAATATTACAAGTTCTTGATGGCTACAAAGTGCCAAAAGACAGAATAATTCTGCAAGTAGACATGGACATTCTAAACTCAGGTGATTATATTATTCGTTGTTCTGATGGAGTGATGCAGTTGTTTGAAGTACAGCTGACTCTACCATTTGGATTTACAACAAATCTAGTAGGAAAAATCTAGTATCTATAATCAAACCACAAATTCTTCCAAGAATCAAAAAATTTGATCAAAACTTATTTCAAAAGAATATTAAAAATGTAATTTACATAACCATATCAACTTTTAAATAATATTTCCAGAGTTGGAAACTAGTTAAAATATATGAAAGATGACAAGTCATTTACATTTCGACTACCTTTGGATTTAGCTAAATCCCTTGAATCACAGTGTAAGGAGGAACGTACAAGCTTAAACAACAAAATTCAACAAATTCTTAGATTCTACTATGTTTGGCAAAAGCCTATTGGAGGTGCGTCAATCATGCCTATAAACAAAACTTTTCATCAAAAGACCTTGACAAAGATTTCAGAGAAGGAAGTATCAGAAATTGCCTCTGATGTTATCCCACAAGTTTTGAAAAATATAATAGCCTTTAGGGGGAGAAGTTTCAATATTGAGAGCCTGTTAGAACAGATCGAGGAATATTTCAAAATCTGTCAGTTTGGTTTCGTACATTCTGTAGAGAATAAAGAACACAAATTTGTGATTGTCCACAACATGGGTAAAAATTACAGCATATATCTTCAATCCTCTTTAAATCCAAGTTTTAATGAATTAGGTCATAGGTTAATAGATCTGAATATTACTGATACCACTTGTTCCTTCAAAATAATAAATTCAAATTCTGAAACGTAGTGAACAAAATACCTTATGGTTCTAAAATGGAATCAAAATAGTAACGAGTCTTCATAAGGTCTGAACCTAATGTTATGCATTTTTGATTGTTCACTCACTTTTTTTCTTTAAAAAAATCAATTATGGTAATGAATATCGTCACAGAGATTATACTAACTAAGAATGTTGTCAATGTTATCATATTGTAAGTACTTTACTTCAAGCATCTAATAATCTCGGATGTTTTATTTTGTTACATAGTTGCTACGTAGATCCTTTTAGTATTCTAAATCATCCGTAATTTTGCATTCAAATCCTATAAGACTAGAACCAAAGACAGTTTAACTCTGTAGACCTGATAAACACTATAAACACTATTGATAACTGGTAAATACGAAAGGTGTCTTGAGATGAGCCATGGACAGAACAGCAAAAGTTCTCATAAAAAATTTACGACTAGCATCATTGATGTTTCTGATCTTACCATTATTTGCAATCCACGGAATAGTAGCTGCAGAATCGCAAAGTTCTGATAAACATGATGATAATAGCAAGATCAAGCATGTGTTGTTGATCTCTGTGGACGGACTGCACCAATCCGACATTGATTGGTATGTCAGCAACCATCCAAACTCCGTGCTTGCCAAGCTTGTCAAAGGCGGCGCAGAGTACACCAACGCACACACCGCAGTTCCATCGGACTCGGATCCTGGCGGAAGTGCGTTGATGACAGGCGGCGACCCGCGTGCGACAGGCGTCTACTATGACGTCTCATACAACCACGCCACCTATCAGGCGGGCACGACATCGTGCCACGGGCCAACAGGTAGCGACGTTGTCTACGACTCGCCAGACGACTTTAACGTGACCAGGCTTGACGCAGGTCAGAACATCCCAGGAATCGATTCTAACCCAGCGCTAATAATGAAAATGACGGGCAACCCGCAGACAGTGCTTGACCCATCTACATTCCCGGTTGACCCGGTTACCTGTAAACCGATCTTTCAGCATTCTTACTTGAAGGTTAACACGATATACGAGGTTGCAAAGGCTGCCGGTTTGAAGACCGCGTGGTCTGACAAGCATCCTATTTACGAATCGTTCAACGGACCGTCCGGTCATGGGATCGACGATTTGTTCACACCCGAGATAGACTCAAACGCAGTAGAGCCAAATGGACAGCCGTACCCGGGTGGCCCTGCTTGGAAAGATGACAACGCAGCGACCAAGCAGTACGACAGCTACAAGGTGCATGCTATAATCAACGAGATCGACGGCAACGACCACAGCGGCCAGAACAAGGTGGGTGTCCCAGCTATTTTCGGAATGAACTTCCAGGCAGTATCGACCGCAGAGAAGCTGTTTAAGTCCCCGGCCACTTTGATTGGTCCGGATACGAGCGGCAACTATGCAGAGGGGCCAGCCCTACTAGGTGGCTACCTCCCTGGCACAACTACCCCAGGTCCACTGCTATCGATAGCATTTGATTACGTCAACGCACAGCTGGAGCGAATGGTAAACGAGATCAACAATCAGGGCCTGACCGGCTCAACAGCGATCATTGTGACCGCAAAGCACGGACAGTCGCCGCTGGATCCAAATCTGTTGCATCGAATTAAAGATGGTCCAATAATTGACGCTATCAATAATGCATGGAATCTGAATATAGGCTGTACATCGAGCTGCATGCCGCTGATAGTCGCTGGAACAGACGATGACCTGTGGCAGAGCTACTTGTCGGTCAAGACGCAGACAGCCGCAGACTTTGTCGCAAGCTATCTGTGGAATCACAGTGCGCCTGGCAAACTCTATAACGGTACGACCGTGTCGGTGCCCCACTCAGGTTTGGCTAAGATTTACGCCGGCAAAGCAGCAGCCGACTTCTTTGGCGTGCCTGTCTCAGACCCGCGCCACCCAGACGTGTTCGCGCAAGCCCAGGTTGGAACCGTATACACCGGCGGCAGCAAGATTTCTGAGCATGGCGGCAACAACCCCGGAGACCGCGACGTTCCGATAGTAGTATATGCACCTGGAAATGTGAAGCCCGACTCGAACGACCAATCAGTCGAGACAACGCAAGTCGCGCCGACGATCCTAAAGTTACTCGGGCTGGACCCACACGATCTGCAAGCGGTGGGAATCGAGCATACACAGGTGCTGCCCGGACTGCATGGTCACTAACCTCCTGTCAGGCCTGGCTGATGAATCATAGAATTCAGAATCTTAATCCAAAATACCAGTAAGGAAAATTGACTATGGATAAGATGCTAGTTTATGACATTAAACTGTTTTAAAAAAAGAAAAGTAGGAGATTCTGTTTGGGGGGATTGGTAATTATCTCCTACTTGTTTCAGAAAATATCTTCTGCAACTTTGATTCAAGCTCCTTTTTACCCTCTGACTGTATCAGCATTGATTGCCAGACTTTGGCTGCAGTTTCAATCATTGCATCAGCAGCTTTGTCAAGTGAGGGACCGAATGAGGCATCCACTCTTTTTTTGAGTCGTTCCACATGTGCCTGATATAGCGCATCGTGGAATGCCTTGTGCAATAACTCCATTGATTGTTTTACAGGATCAGCTGCTCCACAACCACAGTCACTGCATTCCGTCTCGGTGCATGAACACGTTGCATCTTCTTCCATATTGCATGTTCCTGATTTGCATTCCATATTACTTTCTTATAGTCACTATAGAAAGGTAAGTATATAAAATGAAAAGTAACTCTACCGAAAGTAAGTGAGATTTAGGTAATCTGATATCAGTAAACTCACTTTCATATTTTTATAATTCATGTTACTAATGATCATATGCAAAGTAAAACTCAAAAACCAAAGTTTTCAATTCTGCACATAATCTACAAAAAAGAAAAATCATGACCTTCAAAGTTTTAGGTATTGGCTCTAGTCTGCGTGATGGTTCTTCTAGTACTGCCACATTAAGGATTGCATTGGATTTAATAAAAAAACATGGCGTAGAAGCGCGATTGCTTGACTTGAAACAAACCAATCTGCCATTGTATGATCCAAACGAAAACCAATCAGGCTTGGAACTTCAGAAAGTAAAAGAGGATGTAAAATGGGCAGATGCATTTATTCTTGCCACCCCTGATTATCACGGTTCAATGTCAGGAACTATGAAAAACTTTCTTGATTATTTTTGGTCAGAATTTGCCGGAAAAATGTTTGGCTACATATGTGCATCACATGAGAAAGGCTTGACAGTAATGGATCAAATGAGAACAGCCGTGAGACAGTGTTATGGATGGAGTCTACCGTATGGAATTTCAGTGAATGGGGAAGATGATCTTGAAAATGGAAAAATCGTACACCAGAGGATGAAATCACGATTAGAGATGCTCGCGCGTGATTTGGTTGTCTATGGTAATTTAATTCGACAACAATTTGTAAACGATATGAAAGGAAATTTTCCTGATACGTTTGCTGCTCGTTATAGAAAATAAAGAATTTGAAAGTAATTGGATTATCCACTAGGAAAATAGCGAACAAAACCTAGATTTGAGTTAATATTTTTGCTTACTAAAAGTTAATCTGCTTTCAACATACTCACTTACCTGTTTATATAATCACTCTACTATAGTAACTATACAAATGATAGTTAATACAAAATCAAATCTAGAGAAAAATTCTGGGATAAAAATAATCAAGGCTAGTGAACACTACAAAAATGAGATGGATTGGCTTAGTACGTATCACCATTTCTCGTTTGCAGATTATCAAAACCCGGACAAGATGAACTTTGGACCTTTACGAGTCTTCAATGATGATATAATACAACCAGGAACAGGATTTGACTTTCATTTACACAGGGATATGGAGATCATAACCTACGTCATAGAAGGTGAGCTAGAGCATAAAGACAATCAGGGAAATCATGGAGTGATATATCCTGGAGAGGTTCAAAGAATGACAGCTGGCTCTGGAATAATGCACTCAGAATTCAACCATTCCAAGGAAAAACCACTCAGACTATTGCAAATGTGGGTTTTTACAAATAAAAGGGGACTAGTACCATCATGGGAACAGAAAAAGTTTTCAAAAGAAGAAAGAACAAACAAGCTGGTACCAGTAGTTGTAGCTGAAAATACCAAGGATGCAAATGCATTAAACATTCATCAGGATGCTGCCTTTTACCTTTCAACCTTGACTGCTGGAAATCATGTAGAACACAAGCTAAGTGCTGGACGCAAATCATACTTGTTTGTAATTGATGGAGAGATTAAACTCAATAATAATTTGATGCAAACAAGAGATGCAGCTATGATAGAGAATGAAAATAATCTGGTAATCAAGGCAGAAAAACCAACAGAATTAATTCTAATTGATCTACCAGAAAAATACGCCATTAATAATTGAAAACTCTGAAATTATAGTCCAAAATAATGACTGGGTCTTTATCAAAAGTTTTGATAAATATTAGATTTAGAAAAAATGAGGTGGAAAGATACTACTTTCCCGATTCAGTACTGTCTTTTTGTTCTCCGTCACCGTCTCCGTTTGGTCCTGGTGCTGCACTTGCACTGTTATGATCGTCGTTAGTTTCTCCATCTTTCTGGTTGTCTGCGCCATTATTGGCAGTCTGTATTTCGTTTGGACCGTCTTGTGGGTCGACTGTTGTTGGTGT
Coding sequences within it:
- a CDS encoding alkaline phosphatase family protein is translated as MDRTAKVLIKNLRLASLMFLILPLFAIHGIVAAESQSSDKHDDNSKIKHVLLISVDGLHQSDIDWYVSNHPNSVLAKLVKGGAEYTNAHTAVPSDSDPGGSALMTGGDPRATGVYYDVSYNHATYQAGTTSCHGPTGSDVVYDSPDDFNVTRLDAGQNIPGIDSNPALIMKMTGNPQTVLDPSTFPVDPVTCKPIFQHSYLKVNTIYEVAKAAGLKTAWSDKHPIYESFNGPSGHGIDDLFTPEIDSNAVEPNGQPYPGGPAWKDDNAATKQYDSYKVHAIINEIDGNDHSGQNKVGVPAIFGMNFQAVSTAEKLFKSPATLIGPDTSGNYAEGPALLGGYLPGTTTPGPLLSIAFDYVNAQLERMVNEINNQGLTGSTAIIVTAKHGQSPLDPNLLHRIKDGPIIDAINNAWNLNIGCTSSCMPLIVAGTDDDLWQSYLSVKTQTAADFVASYLWNHSAPGKLYNGTTVSVPHSGLAKIYAGKAAADFFGVPVSDPRHPDVFAQAQVGTVYTGGSKISEHGGNNPGDRDVPIVVYAPGNVKPDSNDQSVETTQVAPTILKLLGLDPHDLQAVGIEHTQVLPGLHGH
- a CDS encoding NAD(P)H-dependent oxidoreductase yields the protein MTFKVLGIGSSLRDGSSSTATLRIALDLIKKHGVEARLLDLKQTNLPLYDPNENQSGLELQKVKEDVKWADAFILATPDYHGSMSGTMKNFLDYFWSEFAGKMFGYICASHEKGLTVMDQMRTAVRQCYGWSLPYGISVNGEDDLENGKIVHQRMKSRLEMLARDLVVYGNLIRQQFVNDMKGNFPDTFAARYRK
- a CDS encoding pirin family protein; translated protein: MIVNTKSNLEKNSGIKIIKASEHYKNEMDWLSTYHHFSFADYQNPDKMNFGPLRVFNDDIIQPGTGFDFHLHRDMEIITYVIEGELEHKDNQGNHGVIYPGEVQRMTAGSGIMHSEFNHSKEKPLRLLQMWVFTNKRGLVPSWEQKKFSKEERTNKLVPVVVAENTKDANALNIHQDAAFYLSTLTAGNHVEHKLSAGRKSYLFVIDGEIKLNNNLMQTRDAAMIENENNLVIKAEKPTELILIDLPEKYAINN